The sequence CAACTGCTGCGCCCTCAACGACGGGGCCGCAGCAGTCGTGCTGATGTCGGACACCAAGGCCGCCGAGCTCGGCCTGAAGCCGCTGGCACGCATCATCTCCACCGGCGTCTCCGGTCTCTCGCCCGAGATCATGGGCCTCGGCCCGGTCGAGGCGACCAAGCGGGCCCTGGCCAACGCCAACATGTCCATCGGCGACATCGACCTGGTCGAGATCAACGAGGCCTTCGCCGCGCAGGTCGTCCCCTCCTACCAGGACCTGGGCATCGACCTCGACCGGCTCAACGTCAACGGCGGCGCGATCGCGGTCGGGCACCCGTTCGGGATGACCGGCGCCCGCCTGCAGAACACCCTGCTCAACTCACTCGAGTGGCACGACAAGTCCACCGGCCTGATCACCATGTGTGTGGGTGGCGGCCAGGGCATGGCGCTCATCATGGAGCGGCTGAGCTGACCGCCGGCTGACTCCACGCAACGGCCGGCGCGAGCACACTGCTCACGTCGGCCGTTGCCACGTCGACCAGAACACCTGCGGTTGTCACCGCCGGTGGCTACCCTCAGGGGTACAGAACGCCGTGGGGACGGCGTAAGAGGGAGAAAACAAGAACATGAATGATGCGTCTCGGGATCCACGTTGGCTCGATGAGGTCCAGCAGCGCTCCTGGCGCGCCCTCGTCATCGGGACCACCCTGTTGATGGACCGTCTCGACGACGACCTTCGGCGCAACTTCAACATCTCGCTCACCGAGTACGAGATCCTGGTCCGCCTCTCCGAGCGTGAGGGCCGCAGCCTGCGTATGGCGCAGCTCGCCGACGCGCTGGCCCACTCGCGCAGTCGCGTCACGCACACCATCGCCCGGATGGAACGCGCCGGCTGGGTCGTCCGTGCGGCCACGCCCGAGGACGGGCGCGGGATCGTCGCGACGATGACCGACGCCGGGCTGGAGCTCCTGGAGAAGGCCGCGCCGATGCACGTCGAGGGCGTCCGCTCCTACCTTGTCGACGTCGCCGCCGACGACGACTTCGTCGCGTTGGGCCGCGTCATGGACGCCGTCGCCGACGAGCTCATCTCGGGGCACCCGGAGATGGAGATCCGCTGACCGGCTCGCACCGGCCAGCGGCTCTCGTCAGTCGCGGGTGAGCCGCCGGTGGGTGACGCGGTGCGGCCTGGCCGCCTCGGCGCCGAGGCGCTCGATCTTGTTCTCCTCGTAGGAGGCGAAGTTGCCCTCGAACCAGAACCACTTGGCGGGGTCCTCCTCGTCGCCCTCCCACGCCAGGATGTGCGTCGCGACACGGTCCAGGAACCACCGGTCGTGCGAAGTCACGATGGCGCAGCCGGGATAGTCGAGGAGCGCGTCCTCCAGCGCGGAGAGCGTCTCGACGTCCAGGTCGTTGGTGGGCTCGTCGAGGAGGAGCACGTTGCCCCCCTGCTTGAGGGTCAGCGCGAGGTTGAGGCGGTTGCGCTCACCACCTGAGAGCACCCCTGCCTTCTTCTGCTGGTCCGGCCCCTTGAAGCCGAACGAGGCGACATAGGCACGAGAGTTCATCTCGAAGTTGGCGACCTTGATGAAGTCGAGTCCGTCGGAGACGACCTCCCAGACGTTCTTGTTGGGGTCGATGCCGCCGCGGCTCTGGTCGACGTACGACAGCTTGACCGTCTGTCCCACGAGCAGCTCGCCGGAGTCGGGCTGCTCGTCGCCGGTGATCATCCGGAAGAGCGTGGTCTTGCCGACGCCGTTGGGGCCGACGATTCCCACGATGCCGGCTCGCGGCAGCGTGAAGGAGATGTCGTTCCACAGGGTGCGAC comes from Nocardioides piscis and encodes:
- a CDS encoding MarR family winged helix-turn-helix transcriptional regulator — translated: MNDASRDPRWLDEVQQRSWRALVIGTTLLMDRLDDDLRRNFNISLTEYEILVRLSEREGRSLRMAQLADALAHSRSRVTHTIARMERAGWVVRAATPEDGRGIVATMTDAGLELLEKAAPMHVEGVRSYLVDVAADDDFVALGRVMDAVADELISGHPEMEIR